One stretch of Miscanthus floridulus cultivar M001 chromosome 18, ASM1932011v1, whole genome shotgun sequence DNA includes these proteins:
- the LOC136522948 gene encoding aspartyl protease family protein At5g10770-like → MVVLPILSVLLLGSSPTSRAADEELEVTILDVSLLEPHTSCSGHRVMPPHPHNNSWMPLFRPLGPCSPSFKAAAAAARAKPSLAAVLRQDRLRVHHIHRRVSGSRGARASKGSFKEPVSVEETQLHHQAAISVEVGTSQTSSEPSSSIHPAATDGSSSPPVTVVLDTAGDVPWMRCVPCTFAQCADYDPTRSSTYFAFPCNSSECKQLGRYVNGCNANGQCQYIVTGDSFTTSGTYSSDVLTINSANPVHGFRFGCSQNEQGSFENQADGIMALGSGVQSLMAQTSSTYGDAFSYCLPPTETTKGFFQIGVPIGASYRFVTTPMLKERGAAATLYRTLLVAITVDGKALNVPPEVFAAGTVMGSRTIITRLPVTAYGALRAAFRNRMRYRAAPPQEELDTCYDLTGVRYPRLPRIALVFDGNAVVEMDRSGILLNGCLAFASNDDDSSPSILGNVQQQTIQVLHDVGGGRIGFRSAAC, encoded by the exons ATGGTTGTTTTGCCAATATTGTCAGTACTCTTGTTGGGTTCTTCTCCAACTTCCCGTGCAGCTGATGAAGAACTTGAGGTCACTATCCTGGACGTGAGCTTGCTGGAACCGCATACCAGCTGCTCCGGACACAGGG TGATGCCGCCCCACCCCCACAACAACAGCTGGATGCCGCTGTTTCGTCCTCTCGGCCCGTGCTCGCCGTCGTTCAAGGCTGCTGCGGCAGCGGCGAGGGCGAAGCCGTCGCTGGCCGCCGTGCTCCGGCAGGACCGGCTCCGCGTGCACCACATCCATAGAAGGGTGTCCGGCTCCCGCGGTGCCCGCGCGAGCAAGGGCTCCTTCAAGGAACCGGTGTCTGTCGAGGAAACCCAGCTCCACCACCAGGCCGCCATTTCCGTCGAGGTTGGCACGTCACAAACGAGCTCCGAG CCTAGTAGCAGCATTCATCCGGCGGCCACCGACGGCAGCTCAAGCCCACCGGTGACGGTGGTGCTGGACACGGCCGGCGACGTGCCGTGGATGCGGTGCGTGCCCTGCACCTTCGCGCAGTGCGCCGACTACGACCCAACCAGGTCGAGCACCTACTTCGCCTTCCCCTGCAACTCCTCCGAGTGCAAGCAGCTCGGCCGCTACGTCAACGGCTGCAACGCCAACGGGCAGTGCCAGTACATCGTCACGGGCGACTCGTTCACCACGTCGGGGACGTACAGCTCCGACGTGCTCACCATCAACTCCGCCAACCCCGTCCACGGCTTCCGGTTCGGCTGCAGCCAGAACGAGCAGGGCAGCTTCGAGAACCAGGCGGACGGGATCATGGCGCTCGGCAGCGGCGTGCAGTCGCTGATGGCCCAGACGTCGTCCACCTACGGCGACGCCTTCTCCTACTGCCTCCCGCCGACGGAGACCACCAAGGGCTTCTTCCAGATCGGCGTGCCGATCGGAGCGTCCTACAGGTTCGTGACGACGCCCATGCTGAAGGAGCGGGGGGCAGCGGCGACGCTGTACCGCACGCTGCTGGTGGCCATCACCGTCGACGGGAAGGCTCTGAACGTGCCGCCGGAGGTGTTCGCGGCGGGGACGGTGATGGGCTCCCGCACCATCATCACCCGCCTGCCCGTGACGGCGTACGGGGCTCTGCGCGCGGCGTTCAGGAACAGGATGAGgtaccgcgccgcgccgccgcaggaGGAGCTGGACACCTGCTACGACCTCACCGGCGTCCGCTACCCCAGGCTGCCGAGGATCGCGCTGGTGTTCGACGGGAACGCCGTCGTGGAGATGGACCGGTCCGGGATCCTGCTCAACGGCTGCCTCGCCTTCGCGTCCAACGACGACGACAGCTCGCCGTCGATCCTCGGCAACGTGCAGCAGCAGACGATCCAGGTGCTCCATGACGTCGGCGGCGGGAGGATAGGGTTCCGCAGCGCCGCCTGCTGA